A single Brachybacterium sillae DNA region contains:
- a CDS encoding thioredoxin family protein — MTTQGAAPALIVLVTAPWCVPCRPAATVMRELARRHPEVQGVVISDPPEDLADALGVEVIPTWLRLELRAGGDGPAGEHDVAGGDSVDHLPQLWDRFCEAKATDPTGAPLRRLAGAPGGAVGATSAGATPSTDGPSWWCRTRSLRGAHPKHVVERAIFRGL, encoded by the coding sequence GTGACGACCCAGGGCGCCGCACCGGCACTGATCGTGCTGGTGACGGCGCCCTGGTGCGTACCGTGCCGCCCCGCCGCCACCGTGATGCGTGAGCTGGCCCGGCGTCACCCCGAGGTGCAGGGCGTGGTGATCTCCGATCCTCCTGAGGATCTTGCTGACGCTCTGGGGGTCGAGGTGATCCCCACGTGGCTGCGGCTGGAACTCCGTGCAGGCGGCGACGGCCCGGCGGGCGAGCACGACGTGGCGGGCGGCGATAGCGTCGATCACCTCCCGCAGCTGTGGGACCGGTTCTGTGAGGCCAAGGCGACCGACCCCACGGGTGCACCGCTCCGGAGACTGGCAGGTGCCCCAGGTGGTGCAGTGGGTGCCACGAGTGCAGGAGCCACCCCCTCGACGGACGGCCCCTCGTGGTGGTGTCGCACGCGGAGCCTTCGCGGTGCCCATCCCAAACACGTGGTCGAGCGGGCGATCTTCCGGGGCCTGTGA
- a CDS encoding ParB/RepB/Spo0J family partition protein produces MTQKRGLGRGLGALIPGGSTPRATGPRETGAGPSEARTEGDGTGARNPAAARSTTGARSEEARDVVAGGGDTRAGADEPPLRTRTHPRTTPEPGEVGATGRPADMFFSGEPIRSVGEEGTETRRGAGRSASTDIAGDMARAAAERRSHKGRSSRRTAAGTAGAAESSTSTATGEDSTAESSGTRRGTSGKRTTGASKTSAGTKGSGRTTTSGATSLTTKSSGTKSSGTKTSGTKSSGTKTSGVTSSKAAKAATKRAPEEDESPAVEVEPVELTPARRPEATTTAGNPAEAPTEVPAEEPAVAESVEPVEGAGRETAVEPEADGASPDDSEGDTAADPEAPESDLVPVPGAEFAEIPIQEIRENPRNPRTVFDEEELEELAFSLREVGVLQPVVVRPIPATDAGESFELVMGERRWRAARRAGLASIPAIIRETSDDDLLRDALLENLHRSQLNALEEAAAYQQLLEDFGITQEELSSRIGRSRPQISNTLRLLRLPPLVQRRVSSGALTAGHARALLALDDPSLMEELAQRIVAEGLSVREVERLINRGTQPAARRTPARTTYNPRVVDITSRLSNRLEAPVRIDVGKRKGKITLEFTNLEDLERLVDRLGLAED; encoded by the coding sequence ATGACGCAGAAGCGTGGTCTCGGGCGTGGCCTGGGCGCTCTGATCCCCGGGGGCTCCACCCCGCGCGCGACCGGACCCCGGGAGACGGGTGCCGGGCCGTCGGAGGCCCGGACCGAGGGTGACGGCACCGGCGCGCGGAACCCGGCGGCCGCGCGCTCGACGACCGGCGCTCGCTCCGAGGAGGCGCGCGATGTGGTCGCCGGCGGCGGTGACACCCGCGCCGGAGCCGACGAGCCGCCTCTGCGCACCCGCACCCATCCGCGCACCACACCCGAGCCGGGAGAGGTCGGAGCGACGGGACGCCCGGCCGACATGTTCTTCTCGGGTGAGCCGATCCGGTCGGTCGGCGAGGAGGGCACAGAGACCCGCCGGGGTGCCGGACGCAGCGCCTCCACCGACATCGCCGGGGACATGGCCCGGGCCGCTGCGGAGCGTCGCTCCCACAAGGGACGTTCCTCCCGTCGCACCGCCGCGGGAACCGCTGGTGCGGCCGAGTCCAGCACGAGCACCGCGACGGGGGAGGACAGCACCGCAGAGTCCTCCGGCACGCGGCGGGGGACGTCCGGGAAGCGTACGACGGGGGCGTCGAAGACGTCCGCGGGCACGAAGGGATCCGGGAGGACCACGACCTCCGGGGCGACGTCGTTGACGACCAAGTCGTCGGGCACGAAGTCGTCGGGGACGAAGACGTCGGGCACGAAGTCGTCGGGGACGAAGACGTCGGGGGTGACGTCCTCGAAGGCCGCGAAGGCTGCCACGAAGCGTGCCCCGGAAGAGGACGAGTCACCCGCGGTGGAGGTCGAGCCGGTGGAGCTGACCCCGGCTCGCCGACCCGAGGCAACGACCACCGCGGGGAATCCTGCGGAGGCCCCGACGGAAGTGCCTGCTGAGGAGCCCGCCGTTGCCGAATCGGTCGAGCCGGTAGAGGGCGCCGGACGCGAGACGGCGGTCGAGCCTGAGGCCGATGGAGCGTCCCCGGATGACTCCGAGGGCGATACGGCCGCGGACCCTGAGGCCCCGGAGAGCGACCTGGTGCCTGTTCCCGGGGCGGAGTTCGCGGAGATCCCGATCCAGGAGATCCGCGAGAACCCCCGCAACCCCCGCACCGTGTTCGACGAGGAGGAGCTCGAAGAGCTGGCCTTCTCGCTGCGCGAGGTCGGTGTGCTGCAGCCTGTCGTGGTGCGGCCCATCCCGGCCACCGACGCCGGGGAGTCCTTCGAACTGGTCATGGGAGAGCGCCGCTGGCGGGCAGCCCGTCGCGCCGGGCTCGCCAGCATCCCCGCGATCATCCGTGAGACCAGCGATGACGACCTGCTGCGCGACGCCCTGCTGGAGAACCTCCATCGTTCGCAGCTGAACGCCCTGGAGGAGGCTGCCGCCTATCAGCAGCTGCTGGAGGACTTCGGCATCACGCAGGAGGAACTGTCCTCGCGGATCGGACGCTCCCGGCCGCAGATCTCCAATACGCTGCGTCTGCTGCGCCTCCCCCCGCTGGTGCAGCGGCGCGTCTCCTCCGGAGCGTTGACTGCTGGGCATGCCCGCGCGCTGCTGGCCCTGGATGACCCGTCCCTCATGGAGGAACTGGCGCAGCGGATCGTGGCCGAGGGCCTGTCCGTGCGTGAGGTGGAGCGACTCATCAACCGTGGCACGCAGCCGGCGGCCCGACGGACCCCTGCGCGCACGACCTACAACCCGCGCGTCGTGGACATCACCAGCCGCCTCTCGAACCGTCTGGAGGCACCGGTGCGGATCGATGTGGGCAAGCGCAAGGGCAAGATCACCTTGGAGTTCACCAATCTCGAGGACCTCGAGCGACTGGTGGACCGACTCGGCCTGGCCGAGGACTGA
- a CDS encoding protein jag yields MTDPQTETPVDTPVQQPTGAAAETSGVAPAETPGSTETAALADLAATVDPDETDVADDDPAEDVRAGESDADRVSRLEEEGDIAADYLEELLDIADLDGDIDIDVEGDRASVEIRSAQQLARMNEPRGELLDALQELTRLAVQTRTGERSRLMLDIGGFRQKHRTDLEALAADAIAEAGRTGQPVPLAPMNPFERKVVHDVAKREGLRSESHGDGKNRHVVIYPGA; encoded by the coding sequence ATGACCGATCCGCAGACCGAGACGCCGGTCGACACCCCGGTGCAGCAGCCGACCGGCGCTGCCGCCGAGACCTCCGGGGTCGCGCCCGCCGAGACCCCGGGGTCGACCGAGACCGCGGCGCTGGCCGATCTCGCGGCGACCGTCGACCCGGACGAGACCGACGTCGCCGACGACGACCCGGCTGAGGATGTCCGGGCGGGCGAGTCGGATGCCGATCGTGTGAGCCGCCTCGAGGAGGAGGGTGACATCGCCGCCGACTACCTCGAGGAGCTGCTGGACATCGCTGATCTCGATGGCGACATCGACATCGACGTCGAGGGCGACCGCGCCTCCGTGGAGATCCGCAGTGCGCAGCAGCTGGCCCGCATGAACGAGCCCCGCGGGGAGCTGCTCGACGCCCTGCAGGAGCTGACTCGCCTGGCGGTCCAGACCCGCACCGGGGAGCGCTCCCGCCTGATGCTCGACATCGGCGGCTTCCGCCAGAAGCACCGCACGGATCTGGAGGCCCTCGCGGCCGACGCCATCGCCGAGGCCGGCCGGACCGGCCAGCCGGTCCCCCTCGCTCCGATGAACCCGTTCGAACGCAAGGTCGTCCACGACGTCGCCAAGCGTGAGGGTCTGCGGTCGGAGTCCCACGGTGACGGGAAGAACCGTCACGTCGTGATCTACCCGGGCGCCTGA
- a CDS encoding ParA family protein, with protein sequence MRDLTRDHQRRRELENAVFEAPASTRVLTVANQKGGVGKTSTAVNLAVALAQGGLQVLVVDVDPQGNASTALGIDHHADVPSMYEVLVESLPMAEVVQTSPESENLLCAPATIDLSGAEIELVSMVARENRLRGAIRDLLAEREKAGARLDYVIIDCPPSLGLLTVNALVAAREVLIPIQAEYYALEGLTLLLKNIELMRQHLNPDLVVSTILLTMYDARTRLAAQVAEDVRAHFPEQTLEVTIPRSVRISEAPSYGQSVLTYDANSSGALAYRAAALELTRRPVP encoded by the coding sequence ATGCGCGACCTCACCCGGGATCACCAGCGGCGGCGCGAACTGGAGAACGCGGTGTTCGAGGCCCCGGCGAGCACCCGCGTGCTGACCGTCGCCAACCAGAAGGGCGGCGTGGGGAAGACCTCCACGGCCGTGAACCTCGCAGTGGCGCTCGCCCAGGGTGGCCTGCAGGTGCTGGTGGTGGATGTGGACCCGCAGGGCAATGCCTCCACCGCGCTGGGGATCGACCATCACGCCGACGTCCCCAGCATGTACGAGGTGCTGGTGGAGTCGCTGCCGATGGCGGAGGTTGTGCAGACCTCCCCGGAGTCGGAGAACCTGCTGTGTGCGCCCGCGACGATCGACCTGTCGGGTGCGGAGATCGAACTGGTGTCGATGGTGGCGCGGGAGAACCGGCTGCGCGGCGCGATCCGGGATCTCCTCGCCGAGCGGGAGAAGGCCGGCGCCCGACTGGACTACGTGATCATCGACTGCCCCCCGTCGTTGGGGCTGCTGACCGTGAACGCGCTGGTCGCGGCGCGGGAAGTGCTGATCCCGATCCAGGCGGAGTACTACGCCCTCGAGGGCCTCACGCTGCTGCTGAAGAACATCGAGCTGATGCGCCAGCACCTGAACCCCGACCTGGTGGTCTCCACCATCCTGCTGACCATGTACGACGCCCGCACGCGGCTCGCGGCACAGGTGGCGGAGGACGTGCGCGCACACTTCCCCGAGCAGACCCTCGAGGTGACGATCCCGCGGTCGGTGCGGATCTCCGAGGCGCCGAGCTACGGCCAGAGCGTCCTCACCTACGATGCCAACAGCAGTGGTGCGCTGGCGTACCGGGCCGCGGCGCTGGAGCTGACGCGCCGTCCCGTCCCCTGA
- the rsmG gene encoding 16S rRNA (guanine(527)-N(7))-methyltransferase RsmG, producing the protein MAPELSPELRPVAQRLFGERLPLAEEFVRLLADQGVTRGLVGPREVDRLWERHLINCALMVDALPGDARSLADVGSGAGLPGVVLAIARPGLEITLIETMQRRATWLQEVDETLDLGVEVLRARAEDLHGQREFDVVTARAVAALDKLARWCLPLVREGGHLVVMKGSSAQQEIDDAAAVLRRLGGEDPRVSIHGDGEVEVPTTVVTVRAGVRPTRRGGPRGR; encoded by the coding sequence GTGGCGCCCGAGCTCAGCCCTGAGCTGCGGCCCGTCGCGCAGCGCCTGTTCGGGGAGCGGTTGCCGCTGGCGGAGGAGTTCGTCCGGCTGCTCGCCGACCAGGGCGTCACCCGCGGTCTCGTCGGCCCTCGCGAGGTCGACCGGCTGTGGGAGCGGCACCTGATCAACTGCGCCCTGATGGTCGATGCCCTGCCCGGCGACGCCCGCAGCCTCGCCGATGTCGGCTCCGGGGCGGGCCTGCCCGGAGTGGTCCTCGCGATCGCTCGGCCCGGCCTGGAGATCACGCTGATCGAGACCATGCAGCGTCGCGCCACCTGGCTGCAGGAGGTCGACGAGACCCTCGACCTCGGCGTGGAGGTGCTGCGGGCCCGCGCGGAGGACCTGCACGGGCAGCGGGAGTTCGATGTCGTCACCGCGAGGGCCGTCGCCGCGCTGGACAAACTGGCCCGCTGGTGCCTGCCGCTGGTGCGTGAGGGCGGTCATCTGGTGGTCATGAAGGGCAGCTCCGCACAGCAGGAGATCGACGATGCCGCCGCGGTGCTGCGCCGCCTCGGTGGGGAGGATCCCCGGGTGAGCATCCACGGGGACGGCGAGGTCGAGGTCCCCACTACAGTGGTGACGGTGCGCGCAGGCGTGCGACCGACGAGGAGAGGAGGCCCCCGTGGCCGATGA